The segment tttctgaTTATTCATTaacaatatatagaaatatgattgatttttgtgtgttgaccCTGCATCTTTGCTTAATTAGTTCTAGGAggttttttcttattgttgattCTCTGGGATTTTCTATGAAGACAATGGTGTTTTctgttagttttctttctttccattctgtatgcttttataatttctttttcttgccttattgcactgGCTAGATGTTTGAGTTCCAATTTGAATGGTAAAAGTGGACATTCttgccttgtttctgatctttAGAGAGAAATTTTCTTTGACCATAAAGTATGATGTTAGGTACAGGATTTTGTAGATGGCCCTTATCATGCTGAAGATGCTCctctttattcctagttttttaaggttttttttttttttgtttttaattcaatgTCTGCTGATTTTTGTCAAATGCTTCTTGCATCAATTGATATGGTCATGTGGTTTTACTTTTTAGAATATTAACATAGTTTCTCaagttgattttcaaatattgaaacaCCTTTGCCTTCCAGATTTAAATTATACTTGGTATTTATACATTaatcttaattttattatttacttttgactgtgctgggtcttccttgcttcatgcaggctttctctagctgtggtgagcaggggttcCTTGTGATGCACTGGTTCTAGGCAcatgggcctcagtagttgcggcacaggggctcagtaattgtggttctCCTGCTCTAGAGGGCGCAGGCTTTGGTACTTGTGGCACAccacttagttgctctgcagtatgtgggatcctcctggaccagggattgaacctgtgtcctctgcattcattgggaggtggattcctaagcactgggccaccagggaagtccctacatgaATCTTTTATGTACTGataaattcagtttgctaataatttgttgcagctctttgcatctgcaTTCATGAGGGACACTGGtctctaaatttctttttttttgtattatctttgtctgattttggtactgataTATTTTTCTGCAAGGCAATTTTtctctggagacctgggttcgatctctgggtcgggaagatccgctggagaaggaaatggcaatccactccagtactattgcctggaaaatcccatggacagaggagcctggtaggctacagtccatggggttgcaaagagtcggacacgactgagcgacttcacttcacttttcaacgTCTAGCACATCTAATATAAGACCAACATCTAGCACATCTCAGAGATGAGGAGACCGAATATCCACCAATAAGGAGATTCAAAGTGGCAGTTAAAATGGGAGCAAAGATGATGTCCTTCCATCTGGACAGACTAGAGACTGGGGAGTAAAACATAACATGACCTTTTACTTAGAGTTTAGTAGGTGTTAGACACTGTGTATGAGTTGTCTcatctagccatgaaattaaaagacgcttactccttggaaggaaagttatgaccaacctagatagcatattcaaaagcagagacattactttgccaacaaaggtccgtctagtcaaggctatggtttttcctgtggtcatgtatggatgtgagagttggactgtgaagaaggctgagcgccgaagaattgatgcttttgaactgtggtgttggagaagactcttgagagtcccttggactgcaaagagatccaaccagtccattctgaaggagatcagccctgggatttctttggagggaatgatgctgaagctgaaactccagtactttggccacctcatgcgaagagttgactcattggaaaagactctgatgctgggagggattgggggcaggagaaggggacaacagaggatgagatggctggatggtatcactgactcgatggacgtgagtctgagtgaactccaggagttggtgatggacagggaggcctggcgtgctgcgattcatggggtcgcgaagagtcgtacacgactgagcgactgaactgaatgcatctCTATGAGATAGGTCCccttattctaaaaaaaaaaaaaaaaaaaaaaggtccttgcCATCAGGTAGCTCGGTCTGCTACAGAGATAGAGGCGCAAACGAACCAGTATCATGCAGTGTAACAGCATTATAATGGGGCGTCTGCCCTAGGGGTAGTGGACCCTGGAGCGGCACTCTGATCGTCACCGGAGCTGAGGGACCGGGAAGGAGGGCTGCAACTTCTCCAGCGTAGCCTCGGGAAGTAGTGGGGGCCTTTCAGACTGGCTGTTTCCACAGCAACGGGACTAGCCATCCTCTTGTGGCGTCAACCGTCAGGTCTTCAGCGATCCAGAAGCCAAGAAAGGACACTTCAGCCTTCCAACCTCTGAGGCGCGCGGACGCTCGGCGGTAAACGCAACACATCGAGTTCCAAGAGTCTGATTGGCTCAGTCAGGTGGCGGGGgggtgcggggggcggggggggggcgggggggcggggggggggcgggggggcgggggggcgggggggcgggagTTAGCAGCGAGGGGCGTGGCCCAGTCTTCTCCCAAGCGAGAGTTTTTTCTAGCAGAGCGGAAGCCGACCTCTCCTGCCCCGGAAGTCCAAGCTCGACGTCTGCCCGGGGTGGATACCGCCGGCAAGGCGGCTTTTTTCGCGATGCCAGGGGCAGCCGCCAAGGGCTCGGAGCTGTCCGAGAGGATCGAGAGTTTCGTGGAGGCGCTGAAGCGGGGCGGCGGGAGGCGCAGCTCCGAGGACATGGCCCGGGAGACTCTGGGACTGCTTCGCCGCATCATCACGGACCACCGCTGGAGCAATGCAGGTGAGGCAGGTCTCTCCCCTTTCTGATCCCGATTCCAGGGCGGAAAGTCGCCCAGGAGCCACGCCGCGGCCTTCTCGCGCTCACCTTTTCTCTTTGGGCGGTAGGGGAGCTGATGGAACTGATCCGGAGAGAAGGCCGGAGGATGACGGCCGCGCAACCCTCAGAGACCACAGTGGGCAACATGGTGCGGAGAGTGCTCAGGATCATCCGGGAGGAGTATGGCAGGTCAGGCCCACGTCCTGGAGCGGGGCTTGGGCCCAGTGAAGCTTTTTGCACGggcccctctctctccctgcttGGAGCCTTTGTTGGAGCTGAGTAGCTGTCGTTACTTAAACGACCACATCTCTTCCCCCAACTCCTTTGGGTCTTGTTGCCTTCGTAGACTCCATGGACGCAGCGACGAGAGCGATCAGCAGGAGTCTCTGCACAAACTCTTGACATCCGGGGGCCTAAGCGAGGATTTCCGTTCCCATTATGCTCAACTCCAGTCCAACATCATTGAGGCAATTAACGAGCTGCTGGTGGAACTGGGTGAGTCCTGATCCTTAGGTGGACGGGACAAGTTGCAGGCAGATGAGGGAACAGAAGACCCTGGAAGTTGTTCATAAGCAGAGATGGAAGATAACCAGTCTTCTGGTTCTCATAGGTTTGCCCTCATCCGGATTAAGAACGATTGGAATAGGTGGCAAGACTAAGATAACCCTTTCTACATTTCCTTACAGACTGACCCCTTATCTACTGCAAATCCACTGGGCAGAGACTGTTTGGgaagagcttttatttttaagatgaacCTCTGAAAACCACAGTTGATAAACCCTTTTTCACTAAACTTGAAattttacagacacacacatatacatacccaTATGCATACACACAAGCCACTTCTATCCCCCCTATTTTTGTGACCTAGGAGACCAGATATTTATTGCGGTCAGTGTTcccaggaaaggaagaaactgGGTCTGTCTGTGCACTGAGCTGCTTCTTCCAAATTCCTCCCCTGTTTTTCTTATGTGTCCTCCCTGTCAGGTGGAGGCGTTGTGGCCACCTTTTGGAGGAGGAATTCTTTTAGAGGGAAACTCTGTTTACCCTACTCTCAGCACTTTCAGATTTCCTAGATGGGACATCTCTTGCCTAAATTCATTGTCTTCAAAGTCAGTCGTAAAGAACTAGTTCTGGGGCGAGGTAGGGGTGAGGGGAGTAAGTTGATGAGTAGGGCAAGAGGGTAGGCTGAGAGCTTGGGAGCTAGAAAACCATGGAGGGAGGCTTTTAAGGAAACAGGACATTTCACGTTTAGTCCATTGACCATGTGTTACCAGGCTCTGCTAGGTGGGCAGTGTACAAAAGGGCACATGTCCCTTTCTGTTCTCTCTCAAGTCTGTGTTGTAGCGTGACTGTGTCATATTTTCCATGCAAAACTGGCTTCTCGCAGAAGGGACAACGGAGAACATCGCAGCCCAGGCCCTGGAGCATATCCACTCCAACGAGGTCATCATGACCATCGGCTTCTCCCGCACGGTGGAGGCGTTCCTCAGAGAGGCTGCCCGAAAGAGGAAGTTCCATGTCATTGTGGCAGAGTGTGCACCTTTCTGTCAGGTATGGGGACTGCTGGGGCtgctaagaaaaatttaaaatgaggAGAGAATAATGCCATCTTTGAATCGATGCAATTTAAACATTGAGGATATAGAGTAAAACATTTAAGAGAATTTTACATTGTTGATCCTGTGAActttcttaaaatattcatttaaggaAGTTGAGTGAACTACTTGGcccaagaaaagataaatattattctttcagaaatcagttcagtttagtcgctcagtcgtgtcctactctttgcgaccccatgaatcgaagcacgccaggcctccctgtccatcaccaactcccggagttcactcagactcacatccatcgagtcagtgatgccatccagccatctcatcctctgtcgtccccttctcctcctgcccccaatccctcccagcatcagagtcttttccagtgaatcaactcttcgcatgaagtggccaaaggactggagtttcagctttagcatcattccttccaaagaaatcccaggggtgatctccttcagaatggactggttggatctccttgcagtccaagggactctcaagagtcttctccaacaccacagttcaaaagcatcaattcttcagggctcagccttcttcacagtccaactctcacatccatacatggccacaggaaaaaccatagccttgactagacggacctttgttggcaaagtaatatctctgcttttgaatatgctatctgtcAGCATAGGGTAAATGACCTTGGGGATGACTGATGCTTGGTCTGATCTCACTCAGTCTTCAGGTAAATAATAGGTCTCCAGAAAGGAAATATGTAAGTATGCAAGGATGTTGTAAAATAATGAGCCAGGAGCTGTCCTGTGCGCTCTGCCCAGTTACACAAGCAAGTTGTATTTCCAGTTCTGTGCCTGTCCCAGCACTGCTGGGGAGTAATAAACATTAATTAGCTTCCCCTGGGCTTCCTGCCGCTTCCCAGAGAACACCTACCAGATGAGTTAGTTACTTGTTGGAAGTTGCATGTTGGATATGGCCAGTGTCACACAGTCCCCCAGATCCAGTTATGTTTGaaagctctttctctctctcccgcTCTTCCTCTCAGCGTCAACCTTTGTCTCCAAATGCAGGGTCATGAGATGGCAGTCAATTTGTCCAAAGCAGGTATTGAGACAACTGTCATGACCGATGCTGCCATTTTTGCTGTTATGTCAAGAGTCAACAAGGTGGGTGTATTTGGGTTATATTATGTCAAATTTATGAagattatactttaaaatattaatatctgcCCCCCTCCCTGGCCCCAAGATCTATAAGAAGAGAGAAGAGTTTCAAAAGAGTTACCTTTTGAAAACACATACGTGGACCTTTTAAATCTCTTATTCTAATGTTGATCCCCCCTCTTTATTCCtcccttggctgctgctgctgctaagttgcttcagttgtgtccgactctgtgcgaccccatagacagcagcccaccaggctcccttgtccctgggattctccaagcaagaacactggaatgggttgtcatttccttctccaatgcatgaaagtgaaaagtgaaagtgaagtcgctcagtcctgtctgactcctagcgaccccataaactgcagcctaccgggctcctctgtccatgggattctcagggcatccatgggattctcagggcaagagtactggagtgggttgtcattttcttctctgtcctcCCTTGGAGGCACCTCATTTTGGTTAAAGgattgaaagaaatgaaatgggACTAAGCTAATCTTGTCAGCATGTTAGGGATCTGATAAGAGAGCTGCCCACTTCTGCTCAGAGAGCTTGGTAGTGGTGGATGGTAGAAGAAAGGCTTCCCACTTCTCAGGAGGTGTAGCAGATAGATTTCCAGGGAAGACAGGGCTAAGAGTAATAAACACTGCAgttttctgtgttcatttttcCCTTGGAAATCCACTTTTCTGCTAGAACTTGTGATCTGAACCTAGAATCCCTTTCCTTCTACTGGTGTGTGATCCCCACGCCCACCCCTTGCAGAAGCCCAAGACTGGGGGCTAAGCATTCAGGTGCTCATGCCCAATGGCTTGTTGAAGGCTCTGTTCTCAGGATGGCTCGCTTCTTTCTTCCTGTCCCAAAGGTGATCATTGGCACAAAGACCATCCTGGCCAACGGTGCCCTGCGAGCTGTGGCAGGAACTCATACTCTAGCACTGGCAGCAAAACACCACTCCACCCCACTCATCGTCTGTGCTCCTATGTTCAAGCTTTCCCCACAggtatgtctgtctgtctctagCCAACAGAAGGAAGTCAAAGTATAGGTTTGAACTCTAACCTTCAGCCTTCTCACTCTGGGACTTCTCTTTATCTACATTTACTCAGTGGATTAGACCCAGTGGAGACTGGAAAAGGCCATAGTAGTCTTGATCCAGGAAGAGCCATTGATAGTTACAACCTTTCAGCTTCAGGAGGTCAAAATTATAAGGTCAGGATAATATGTAGTTGGGGAAGGCCCTTTGTCTACATTGCCACCACTCCCCTGTCACCCTGACCATTTCTGAAAATGCCAAGCAAGttgaaactagaaacacagaattgGTTTTTATTTGTCATAGTTCCAGGGACTGTATTCTGTAGCCTGAACACAAGCAGTTACTAAGTAAAGAGTCATTTTACCAGTGATAGAAACTACTTGCTTTGAAAATAACAGCCTATCTATATAGGTGTCTCTCTATAGGTGAGACTCTATAGGTGTCTACtcataaaaaaattgaagtgaaattcacataacacacaattaaccattttaaaatgtatagttcagtggcatttagtacattcacagcaTTGTGCAACTACCACTCTTTAGTTTCAGAattttttcatcatcccagaaGAACACTCCGTACCCATTAAGTAATCActcccttctttcttctccccatCTCCTAGTGATTGCTAGTCTGCTTTgagtctctatggatttgcctaatTTTGATATTTCACATAAAAGGAGTCATACATTATGGACccttttgtttctgatttctaaatatttgggGAGTTCATCTGAGTTATAGCacatactttattccttttttgtgactgaataatgttctgttgtatggatataccacaatttaatcatccattcatctgttgatgagcatCTGGGTTATTTCTACCTtctggcttttgtaaataatgttgcaataagCCTTTGTAATCAAGTGTCTggatgtctttttatttctcttgggtgtatacctgaaagtcaaagtgtcagatctctctttttttcttcctaatttttccttttccagtttcCCAATGAAGAAGATTCATTTCACAAGTTTGTGGCTCCTGAAGAAGTCCTGCCTTTCACAGAAGGTAGAGAAGTTGCTTGAATGTGTATGGCACATGCATTTGGTGTGTTTtggatttttgtgtatgtttgttttGGTCTTTTGGTGGTCAGTGAAATTGAACGTTGTTGGGCTGTGTTTTATTAGTCATACTTTTTGTGGGGACTGTTCTTTTTAGCATCTTAGAGTGTTTGCGGACCTGACCTAATCCATGTTCATTTTcttctgaaactaatatattttaGCTGAGTTATGGGGGCCATGGAGGGTTGGATCACCCAGCATTGACTGGGATTGGCTTTACAAGTTGTCTGAGATACAGGCAACAGCCCAATCAGAAAGTGTACTTGATTTTGGTTGCTGCAGGGAGTCATTTTGGTGATGTGACTGCCAAAGAAGCAGGCTCTGAAATGTTACTTATAAAACTTGCCTGTAGCCTGGACACTTTTGTGTGTTGGGGaccttttctctgtcttcttctgAAGGCAGCAACTTAGCTCAGTGAGCTTGCTGCCTCATCAACAGTTTGCATGGTCTTTAACATCCTCAGGGAGCAAAACATAGTACTTGGAGTGCTTATTCTTCTTGGAAATTTAATAACTTCAACATTTATTCAAACATTCATTCTTTCAAGAAAGATTTATGACTCTTGAGCACCCACTGTGTATCCAGCACTATTTCAGGCGCTAGGGATATAACAGTGATTAACACAGATGGGCCCTGCTCCCCCAGAGTTTATATCATGTTGCAAAAGACAGACAAGAATATGTCAGGGCATGGAGtgttttaggaagaaaatatGGATGATATGATGGAAAGTGACTAGGGGACTACCTTAGACTGGGAAAGGGACTTAATGAGATGGCATTTCAGCTGATTCCTGAAGGAATAGAGCCTGCCACATGAAAGCGAAGGAAAGAGTTTTCCAGATGTTGGTGCAAAAGACCTGAGTTAGGTACATGCTTAGCCAGGTCGAAAAAGATGACCATGTGGCTGGAGAGTACTGAGCAAGAGGGAGAGCGATACAGACTAGAGTGTAGTGCAGTGGGGAGGGCCCAAATCTTGACAGCTGCAATCCCGAATTTGaaactttttttgcctttctatgGGAAGGTATTGGAGAGTCGTAAATACAGGGCAGATCGTGATCAGACATCTTTTCTTCTGGTTTGTATTTTGCTACAGCTTCCCTTCCTTGGGGTGGCAAGTATCCCTGTGTTATTGAGCCTAGAATCCATGAGATACTTATTAGAACAGGAGCCTCGGTTTTGTCTTCAGCTCATGTGATTGCCTTTCAGGGGACATCTTGGAGAAGGTCAGTGTCCATTGCCCCGTGTTTGACTACGTCCCTCCAGAGCTCATTACTTTGTTTATCTCCAACATTGGTGGGAATGCACCTTCCTACATCTACCGCCTGATGAGTGAACTCTACCATCCTGACGATCACGTCCTATAACCACCACTCGTCCTAAGCAGAAGCTGCTTAGGCAAACACAGAACAGAGAGGAGATTTCTGTGCCACAACTGAAATGCATCTTCCTTGTAATGGGGGAGCGGACAAGAGTCAGCCTTAGAAAACCTGATACTGTTTCCTGCCATTTCGGTCATCCCA is part of the Bos indicus x Bos taurus breed Angus x Brahman F1 hybrid chromosome 10, Bos_hybrid_MaternalHap_v2.0, whole genome shotgun sequence genome and harbors:
- the EIF2B2 gene encoding translation initiation factor eIF-2B subunit beta, whose protein sequence is MPGAAAKGSELSERIESFVEALKRGGGRRSSEDMARETLGLLRRIITDHRWSNAGELMELIRREGRRMTAAQPSETTVGNMVRRVLRIIREEYGRLHGRSDESDQQESLHKLLTSGGLSEDFRSHYAQLQSNIIEAINELLVELEGTTENIAAQALEHIHSNEVIMTIGFSRTVEAFLREAARKRKFHVIVAECAPFCQGHEMAVNLSKAGIETTVMTDAAIFAVMSRVNKVIIGTKTILANGALRAVAGTHTLALAAKHHSTPLIVCAPMFKLSPQFPNEEDSFHKFVAPEEVLPFTEGDILEKVSVHCPVFDYVPPELITLFISNIGGNAPSYIYRLMSELYHPDDHVL